One part of the Paroedura picta isolate Pp20150507F chromosome 5, Ppicta_v3.0, whole genome shotgun sequence genome encodes these proteins:
- the ZNF683 gene encoding tissue-resident T-cell transcription regulator protein ZNF683 encodes MKEDSDARQREVAFEEQCPYTAKNQPFQPHARLPYAQISLPQNLAFRFNSNNEVTAVISREYIPQGTRFGPLIGKIYTRQNIPKTVDGKDFWRVFSPGGELHHILAVNDPYCSNWMCYVNTALSLRARNLVACQHNLEIYFYTATPIPTGAELLVWYASGIAMPLQHQCSEKLAAQADCSVSRNFPVMASLKVITKTAPQEGATDDSQRTAIYTKKTENDEEEKGVEELGQSWLERLAENQNANSRMQAPCQVKELPVNLRSSQNASREEVVLDKPGTPSQRDTNPKGQRSLCYHVCNPIISLQNDHPLPLSNLYSSCSGCQPMGNLPYPCHGAITAPYFQFIITPDNFSFPSGLPPTNSREIASWFSQSTPEKRTHPYHGIYQTLLPAILIHGKQDAGRPWESVSSHHTAALSFHSSDRQPLTLNHTLLHASSAQQLQATSPFVYHHEVGNPSIPRSYPPGQMKNSRSVPCHLKRKNGKTKYDCKVCAKSFGQLSNLKVHLRVHSGERPFQCQICKKCFTQLAHLQKHHLVHTGEKPYECLVCHKHFSSASNLKIHQRLHSGIKPYICSFCQSRFTQHVHLKLHRCLHECQVLHHCPSCLKAYIHLVSLEVHRRGYCPLAVGASGSPTQLRCFNDMIDHFDFSMDADHLEDMEADPVRAALLVEAILLRAMASGHQDKPLCSLSLCRQHSVLPMTDCDVCVKSEFSPTQPV; translated from the exons ATGAAAGAAGATTCTGATGCCCGACAGAGGGAGGTGGCTTTTGAGGAACAATGTCCTTACACTGCGAAGAACCAGCCCTTCCAGCCTCATGCTAGACTCCCATATGCTCAGATCTCCTTGCCCCAGAACCTGGCTTTCCGCTTCAACAGCAACAATGAG GTAACAGCTGTAATCAGCAGAGAGTACATCCCGCAAGGCACCCGTTTTGGACCACTCATTGGGAAGATCTACACCAGGCAGAATATTCCAAAGACTGTTGATGGGAAGGACTTCTGGAGA GTTTTCTCACCAGGAGGAGAGCTTCACCATATCCTTGCTGTGAATGATCCCTATTGCAGTAACTGGATGTGCTACGTGAATACAGCTCTTAGCCTTCGAGCCCGGAACCTGGTAGCTTGCCAGCACAATCTGGAGATCTATTTCTACACTGCAACACCCATACCAACTGGAGCTGAACTTTTGGTGTGGTACGCCAGTGGGATTGCCATGCCCTTACAGCACCAGTGCTCAGAGAAACTGGCAGCTCAAGCAG ACTGTTCAGTCTCAAGGAATTTCCCTGTCATGGCCTCCCTGAAGGTGATTACAAAAACTGCACCACAAGAGGGTGCCACAGATGACTCACAACGCACAGCTATTTACACAAAGAAGACTGAGAATGATGAGGAGGAAAAGGGGGTTGAAGAATTAGGCCAAAGCTGGCTGGAAAGGTTAGCAGAAAACCAAAATGCAAATTCAAGAATGCAGGCCCCCTGTCAAGTCAAAGAGCTGCCTGTGAATCTCAGGTCTTCTCAAAATGCATCCAGAGAAGAAGTTGTACTGGACAAACCTGGTACTCCAAGCCAAAGAGATACAAATCCCAAAGGACAGCGAAGCCTCTGTTATCACGTGTGCAACCCAATTATCTCGCTGCAGAATGATCACCCACTCCCTCTCAGCAACCTTTACTCTTCCTGCTCTGGGTGCCAACCAATGGGCAACCTGCCCTATCCATGCCATGGTGCCATCACTGCTCCCTACTTCCAGTTCATCATAACACCTGATAACTTCTCTTTTCCATCAGGGCTACCACCAACCAACTCTAGAGAAATCGCAAGTTGGTTTTCCCAAAGTACTCCTGAAAAGAGAACACATCCATATCATGGAATATATCAGACACTCTTGCCAGCTATTTTGATCCACGGAAAGCAGGATGCTGGTAGACCATGGGAGTCTGTCTCCTCCCACCATACGGCTGCCTTATCTTTCCACAGCTCTGATCGTCAGCCTCTGACTCTGAACCACACTCTTTTGCATGCCTCCTCTGCCCAGCAACTTCAGGCTACCTCTCCATTTGTATACCATcatgaagttggcaaccccagcataCCAAGGTCCTACCCACCGGGGCAGATGAAGAATTCCAGATCTGTGCCCTGCCATCTCAAAAGGAAGAATGGCAAGACTAAATATGACTGCAAAGTTTGTGCCAAGTCCTTTGGCCAGCTTTCCAACCTCAAG GTCCACCTGAGAGTGCACAGTGGTGAGAGGCCTTTTCAGTGCCAGATTTGCAAAAAATGCTTCACCCAACTGGCTCACCTGCAGAAGCATCACCTGGTACACACTGGCGAGAAGCCATATGAATGTTTG GTCTGTCACAAACACTTCAGCAGCGCCAGCAACTTGAAAATCCACCAACGCCTGCACTCGGGGATCAAGCCTTACATATGCAGCTTCTGCCAAAGCCGTTTTACTCAGCATGTCCACCTGAAGCTGCATCGATGTCTCCATGAATGTCAGGTCTtgcatcactgccccagctgtCTCAAGGCCTACATCCACCTTGTCAGCCTAGAGGTACACCGCCGAGGATACTGCCCACTTGCCGTCGGCGCCAGTGGCTCACCCACCCAGCTCCGCTGCTTCAATGACATGATTGACCACTTCGATTTCAGTATGGATGCAGATCACCTAGAAGACATGGAGGCTGATCCTGTTCGAGCTGCCCTACTAGTGGAGGCCATCCTTCTGAGGGCAATGGCCTCTGGGCACCAGGACAAGCCTCTCTGCTCACtgagcctctgcaggcagcacAGTGTCCTACCAATGACTGACTGTGATGTTTGTGTGAAGAGTGAATTCTCACCGACACAGCCAGTCTAA